The Arachis duranensis cultivar V14167 chromosome 2, aradu.V14167.gnm2.J7QH, whole genome shotgun sequence genome has a window encoding:
- the LOC107474342 gene encoding protein NRT1/ PTR FAMILY 5.2-like isoform X1, whose translation MSVNMEEGRVVMSSSSEYTQDGSVDLKGNPVLKSKRGRWKACSFVVVYEIFERMAYYGISSNLILYLTKKLHQGTVTASNNVTNWVGTIWITPIFGAYIADAHLGRYWTFLVASIIYLLQGMSVLTLSVSLPSLKPPQCHEADVTKCQKASTLHLAVFYGALYTLALGTGGTKPNISTIGADQFDDFDPKEKSHKLSFFNWWMFSIFIGTLFANTVLVYIQDNVGWTLGYGLPTLGLALSIMIFFAGTPFYRHKLPSGSPFTRMAKVIVASIRKWNVIVPSDPKDLYELDLEEYAKNAKVRIDSTPTLRFLNKACVNTGSSHNAWMLCPVTQVEETKQMLRMIPILVSTFVPSTMVAQINTLFVKQGTTLDRAIGRSFSIPPASLGAFVTLSMLICVVIYDRFFVKIMQKLTHNPRGITLLQRMGIGLVIHIVIMVIAFLTERYRLSVAKEHGLVQNGGQVPLSIFILLPQFVLMGTADAFLEVAKIEFFYDQAPESMKSLGTSYSMTSLGIGNFLSTFVLSTVSHITKEHSSEHKGWILNNLNASHLDYYYALLAVLNFLNLIFFLVVVKFYVYRAEVSDSIKHLTEELKEKKAVVSNQVIPRD comes from the exons ATGAGTGTTAATATGGAAGAGGGTAGAGTAGTGATGAGTAGTAGTAGTGAGTATACACAAGATGGTAGTGTAGATCTTAAAGGAAACCCTGTTCTCAAATCCAAAAGGGGTCGCTGGAAAGCTTGCTCTTTTGTTGTCg tatACGAGATATTCGAAAGGATGGCATATTATGGAATATCATCAAATCTGATATTGTATCTGACAAAGAAGCTTCATCAAGGAACTGTTACAGCTTCGAATAATGTAACAAACTGGGTTGGCACCATTTGGATTACTCCCATATTTGGTGCCTACATTGCCGATGCTCATCTTGGTCGCTATTGGACCTTTCTCGTTGCCTCTATCATCTATCTCTTG CAGGGTATGTCTGTACTGACATTGTCAGTTTCCCTTCCGAGCCTAAAACCACCTCAATGCCATGAAGCTGATGTAACAAAGTGCCAAAAGGCCTCAACACTTCACCTAGCTGTATTCTATGGTGCACTTTACACTCTAGCATTGGGAACAGGTGGGACCAAACCCAACATTTCCACCATAGGTGCTGACCAATTTGATGACTTTGATCCAAAAGAAAAGAGCCACAAACTCTCCTTCTTCAATTGGTGGATGTTCAGCATCTTCATTGGGACCCTCTTTGCAAACACTGTCCTTGTGTATATACAAGATAATGTAGGGTGGACTTTAGGGTATGGTCTTCCAACTCTTGGCCTTGCATTATcaattatgatattttttgcaGGGACACCCTTCTATAGACACAAATTGCCTTCAGGGAGTCCCTTCACTAGAATGGCCAAGGTCATTGTGGCTTCTATAAGGAAATGGAATGTCATTGTTCCTAGTGACCCTAAAGACCTATATGAGCTTGATTTAGAAGAGTATGCAAAGAATGCGAAAGTCAGAATTGACTCAACTCCAACATTGAG GTTCCTGAACAAAGCATGTGTGAATACTGGTTCAAGTCATAATGCATGGATGCTATGCCCTGTTACACAAGTGGAGGAGACAAAACAAATGCTTAGAATGATCCCAATCTTAGTATCCACATTTGTCCCTAGCACAATGGTTGCTCAAATCAACACCCTTTTTGTGAAACAAGGAACAACACTTGATAGAGCCATTGGAAGAAGCTTCAGTATCCCCCCAGCAAGTTTAGGTGCATTTGTGACACTCTCAATGCTCATATGTGTTGTGATCTATGACCGTTTCTTTGTGAAGATTATGCAAAAGTTAACCCACAATCCAAGAGGAATTACCCTTCTTCAAAGAATGGGAATTGGACTGGTAATTCACATTGTGATTATGGTAATTGCATTTTTAACTGAAAGGTATAGGCTTAGTGTTGCAAAAGAACATGGGTTGGTCCAAAATGGAGGACAAGTTCCACTAAGCATATTCATATTGCTACCTCAATTTGTGCTTATGGGAACTGCTGATGCATTTTTAGAGGTTGCAAAGATTGAGTTTTTTTATGATCAAGCACCAGAGAGCATGAAGAGTTTAGGCACTTCTTATTCCATGACATCCTTAGGAATTGGGAATTTCCTTAGCACTTTTGTTCTCTCAACAGTTTCACACATCACCAAGGAACATAGCAGTGAACACAAAGGCTGGATTTTGAACAACTTGAATGCTTCCCATCTTGATTATTATTATGCACTTCTTGCAGTGCTCAACTTCTTGAACTTGATCTTTTTCTTGGTTGTTGTGAAGTTCTATGTCTACAGAGCTGAAGTTTCTGATTCCATAAAACATCTTACCGAAGAATTGAAGGAAAAGAAAGCTGTTGTGTCAAACCAAGTCATACCAAGAGATTAA
- the LOC107474352 gene encoding dehydrodolichyl diphosphate synthase CPT3-like encodes MHKDTGGITSNLLGVLSSCLRRCIFGILSMGPVPHHIAFIMDGNRRFAKKSNLAEGIGHKAGFSSLISMLRYCYELGVKYVTVYAFSIDNFKRKPKEVQSLMELMREKIEELLQDESIINEYDVKLHFIGNLQLLAEPVRISMEKAMKVTAHNKQRVLLVCVALTTSFFGAIPFILFNLSLYINKII; translated from the coding sequence ATGCACAAAGATACTGGAGGTATTACAAGCAACCTGCTTGGAGTTTTATCCAGCTGTCTTAGGAGATGCATATTCGGCATATTATCTATGGGTCCTGTGCCACATCATATTGCTTTTATCATGGATGGGAATCGAAGGTTTGCAAAGAAGAGTAACTTGGCTGAAGGGATTGGTCATAAGGCTGGATTTTCATCTCTCATTTCCATGCTTAGGTATTGTTATGAATTAGGAGTGAAGTATGTAACTGTCTATGCATTCAGCATCGATAACTTCAAAAGAAAGCCCAAAGAGGTGCAATCATTGATGGAATTGATGCGAGAAAAGATTGAGGAGTTGCTTCAAGATGAAAGCATTATCAATGAATACGATGTTAAACTACATTTTATTGGAAACTTGCAGTTATTGGCTGAACCTGTGAGAATTTCAATGGAAAAGGCAATGAAGGTCACTGCCCACAACAAACAGAGAGTATTGTTAGTTTGTGTAGCCTTAACTACCTCATTTTTTGGTGCCATTCCTTTTATACTATTTAACTTGAGTTTGTATATTAATAAGATTATATGA
- the LOC107474342 gene encoding protein NRT1/ PTR FAMILY 5.2-like isoform X2, translated as MSVNMEEGRVVMSSSSEYTQDGSVDLKGNPVLKSKRGRWKACSFVVVYEIFERMAYYGISSNLILYLTKKLHQGTVTASNNVTNWVGTIWITPIFGAYIADAHLGRYWTFLVASIIYLLGMSVLTLSVSLPSLKPPQCHEADVTKCQKASTLHLAVFYGALYTLALGTGGTKPNISTIGADQFDDFDPKEKSHKLSFFNWWMFSIFIGTLFANTVLVYIQDNVGWTLGYGLPTLGLALSIMIFFAGTPFYRHKLPSGSPFTRMAKVIVASIRKWNVIVPSDPKDLYELDLEEYAKNAKVRIDSTPTLRFLNKACVNTGSSHNAWMLCPVTQVEETKQMLRMIPILVSTFVPSTMVAQINTLFVKQGTTLDRAIGRSFSIPPASLGAFVTLSMLICVVIYDRFFVKIMQKLTHNPRGITLLQRMGIGLVIHIVIMVIAFLTERYRLSVAKEHGLVQNGGQVPLSIFILLPQFVLMGTADAFLEVAKIEFFYDQAPESMKSLGTSYSMTSLGIGNFLSTFVLSTVSHITKEHSSEHKGWILNNLNASHLDYYYALLAVLNFLNLIFFLVVVKFYVYRAEVSDSIKHLTEELKEKKAVVSNQVIPRD; from the exons ATGAGTGTTAATATGGAAGAGGGTAGAGTAGTGATGAGTAGTAGTAGTGAGTATACACAAGATGGTAGTGTAGATCTTAAAGGAAACCCTGTTCTCAAATCCAAAAGGGGTCGCTGGAAAGCTTGCTCTTTTGTTGTCg tatACGAGATATTCGAAAGGATGGCATATTATGGAATATCATCAAATCTGATATTGTATCTGACAAAGAAGCTTCATCAAGGAACTGTTACAGCTTCGAATAATGTAACAAACTGGGTTGGCACCATTTGGATTACTCCCATATTTGGTGCCTACATTGCCGATGCTCATCTTGGTCGCTATTGGACCTTTCTCGTTGCCTCTATCATCTATCTCTTG GGTATGTCTGTACTGACATTGTCAGTTTCCCTTCCGAGCCTAAAACCACCTCAATGCCATGAAGCTGATGTAACAAAGTGCCAAAAGGCCTCAACACTTCACCTAGCTGTATTCTATGGTGCACTTTACACTCTAGCATTGGGAACAGGTGGGACCAAACCCAACATTTCCACCATAGGTGCTGACCAATTTGATGACTTTGATCCAAAAGAAAAGAGCCACAAACTCTCCTTCTTCAATTGGTGGATGTTCAGCATCTTCATTGGGACCCTCTTTGCAAACACTGTCCTTGTGTATATACAAGATAATGTAGGGTGGACTTTAGGGTATGGTCTTCCAACTCTTGGCCTTGCATTATcaattatgatattttttgcaGGGACACCCTTCTATAGACACAAATTGCCTTCAGGGAGTCCCTTCACTAGAATGGCCAAGGTCATTGTGGCTTCTATAAGGAAATGGAATGTCATTGTTCCTAGTGACCCTAAAGACCTATATGAGCTTGATTTAGAAGAGTATGCAAAGAATGCGAAAGTCAGAATTGACTCAACTCCAACATTGAG GTTCCTGAACAAAGCATGTGTGAATACTGGTTCAAGTCATAATGCATGGATGCTATGCCCTGTTACACAAGTGGAGGAGACAAAACAAATGCTTAGAATGATCCCAATCTTAGTATCCACATTTGTCCCTAGCACAATGGTTGCTCAAATCAACACCCTTTTTGTGAAACAAGGAACAACACTTGATAGAGCCATTGGAAGAAGCTTCAGTATCCCCCCAGCAAGTTTAGGTGCATTTGTGACACTCTCAATGCTCATATGTGTTGTGATCTATGACCGTTTCTTTGTGAAGATTATGCAAAAGTTAACCCACAATCCAAGAGGAATTACCCTTCTTCAAAGAATGGGAATTGGACTGGTAATTCACATTGTGATTATGGTAATTGCATTTTTAACTGAAAGGTATAGGCTTAGTGTTGCAAAAGAACATGGGTTGGTCCAAAATGGAGGACAAGTTCCACTAAGCATATTCATATTGCTACCTCAATTTGTGCTTATGGGAACTGCTGATGCATTTTTAGAGGTTGCAAAGATTGAGTTTTTTTATGATCAAGCACCAGAGAGCATGAAGAGTTTAGGCACTTCTTATTCCATGACATCCTTAGGAATTGGGAATTTCCTTAGCACTTTTGTTCTCTCAACAGTTTCACACATCACCAAGGAACATAGCAGTGAACACAAAGGCTGGATTTTGAACAACTTGAATGCTTCCCATCTTGATTATTATTATGCACTTCTTGCAGTGCTCAACTTCTTGAACTTGATCTTTTTCTTGGTTGTTGTGAAGTTCTATGTCTACAGAGCTGAAGTTTCTGATTCCATAAAACATCTTACCGAAGAATTGAAGGAAAAGAAAGCTGTTGTGTCAAACCAAGTCATACCAAGAGATTAA